GGCCAGCCACCCTCCGAGCTGGAACAGGCGCGCGCGCTGCTCGAAAAGGGAAAGGCCATCGAAGCCCGCGAGGTGCTGCAGCGCCTGGAGCACACGCGGCTTCCCGAAGGCGCCGCCTCGCTGATCACGCTGCTCGTTGGCGAGAGCTACTACCAGGAAAAGAACTATCACGAGGCTATCCTCGCCTTTCACAAGGTCGTCGAGATGGACCCGCCCGTCGCCGAAACCCCGCAGGCCATGTTGCGCGAGGCGCAGTCCTTCGCCCTGCTGGGCAAGCACGAGAACGCGGCCTTTCTCTTTCGCAAACTGCTGAGTGATTACCCCGATTCCGAGCAGGCCGAGCAGGTCCGCAAGGAACTCGAGGGGATGGAGTAAACCGTGCGCGTTCTGGGCATTGAAACCTCCTGCGATGAAACTTCCGTCGCCGTCGTCGAATCCGACGGCGTCACCACCGAGGTGCGCTCAAATCTCATCTATTCGCAGATCGCGATTCATGAGCCCTACGGCGGCATCGTTCCCGAACTCGCCGCGCGCAAGCACATCGAGACCCTTGCCGCCATGGTGCGCCAGTCCCTTGAACAGGCAGGCGATTCGCTCGAGACCATTGAGGGCATTGCCGTCACCCACGGTCCGGGCCTTATTGGTTCATTGCTGGTGGGGCTCAACTACGCCAAGGCGCTCGCGTGGGCGCGCAAGATTCCTTTTGTCGGCGTCAATCACGTCGAGGGACACCTCAACAGTATTTTTCTGGAGCACCCGAAGCTCGCCGACGCGCCGTTTATGGGGCTGGTTGTCTCGGGCGGTCATACGTCACTCATCTACGTGCGCGCGCCGGGCGATTACCTGCGCATCGGCAACACCCGCGACGATGCCGTGGGCGAAGCCTTCGACAAGGCGGCCAAGCTGCTGGGCCTGCCCTATCCCGGCGGCCCGGCCATCGACAAGCTCGCCAAGCAAGGTGACGAGCGTGCAATCGCCTTCCCGCGCGCGCAGGTGAAGAAGTCGCCGCTGGATTTCTCGTTCTCGGGGCTCAAGACAGCCGTGCGCCTTGCCGTGCAGGACCGCGGCGGGCTCGAAGCGCTCGATGAGCAGACCCGCGCCGACGTTGCCGCCGGATTCCAGTGGGCCGCCGTGCGGGCGCTGCTTCTCAAGGCGCGCCGTGCCATGGAGCAGTACGGGGTCAATCACCTCGCCGTGATCGGCGGCGTGGCGGCCAACTCGCGCCTTCGCGCCGAGTGCGAGGCCTTCGAGCGCGAGTTCGGGATTCACTCCTACTTCCCCTCACTCAAATACTGCACCGACAACGCCGCGATGATCGCCTCGCTGGGGGCGCGCCGCCTGTGCGCGGGCGAGCGCGATGAGCTCACGCTGCCTGCCACTTCGCGTCTGCCGGTGGGCAAGGCGGTTGAGAAAGCCGCATGAGCGACTTCCATCCCTCTCGCAAGCTCGGACAAAACTTTCTGGTCGATCAAAGCGTCGTGCGGCGCATCGTCGAGAGCGCAAAGCTCAGCCCGGGCGAGCTTGTGCTCGAAGTGGGTCCGGGCAAGGGCATTCTGACCCGCGGCCTGCTCGAAGCCGGCGCCCGCGTGCTCGCGGTGGAGATGGATTTCCGCCTCTACGAAGAGCTGCAGGAAACATTTGCGGGTGAGTCCAATCTGGAGATCATCCGCTCCGACATTCTCGACCTGGACCTGAGCGCGGAGCTCCGCAAGCGACTCTCGAGCGGCGAGAAGGCCAGCGTCGTCGCCAACCTTCCCTACTCGGTTTCCAGCCAGGCGATCTTCGCCTTCCTCGATGCCTCGGCTTACCTGCGCGGGATCACTGTGATGCTCCAGAAGGAAATGGCCCAACGCATCGCCGCCGGGCCGGGGTCGAAGACCTACGGCTCGATCAGCGCGGCAATCGCGCTGCACGGGGGAGCAAAGCTGCTCTTCAAGGTCGGACCGGGCGCCTTTCGGCCCAGGCCGCGTGTCGATTCTGCAGTGGTGGGAATTGAGATCGCCCCCATGGCCGAGGAGGCGGAGCTGGCCGTGGCCAGGAAGGTCGTGCGGGCCGCCTTCGCCAGGCGCCGCAAGCAACTGAGAAATTCTCTGATGGAAGCCCCGCAACTCACGCTCTCAGCCGAGGTCATCGACCGGGCGCTGGCGCAGGCGGGCATCGATCCAAAAATCCGGGCCGAGATGCTCTCGGCCCAGGAGTTCCTGAAACTGGCAGCCGCAATCGCGGCGCAGGGCTAGCCGGCTTTTTCGTTGCGGTCGTCCAGCGGGAGCATGACCTGCTGGCCGGGGATCTGGTCCTGGTAGCGTTGGAGCACCAGATCCACGCCCTGACGGATATACTCCGCCACAGGGACACGTGTACGCTTGGATAGGGCCTTGAGACGCTCGTCCTGAGCGCGCTCGAGATAGACCGTCGTAGAAACCTTGTTCGACGCCATGGTGATAACCTGTCGTGGAACGGGAGAAGGAAAGGCGATGGCGCTAGGATACATTGCCATATATGGTCCGTCAATCCCCCGAAATCGCGGGGGTTTTTCGGGCCCGATCCGCCCTCTGGGGGCCGGATGCCCCCTTGAGGGTGTAACCTTGGCCCGGGCGGTGCGTCTGATGGGATGTGCAAGTGATGGCCCTGGCGGCTGATGAAGACGAGACACTCCTCCATCGGCTGCAAGCAGGCGAGGAGCGGGCTTTCACGGATCTGGTGGAGCGCTATCAGGGACGCATCGCTGCCTTTTTGAGGCGGATGCTCCCGCGCGGGGCGGACGTCGAGGACGCCGCGCAGGCCGTCTTCACCCGGGCCTGGTTGGGGATGGGAAAATTCAGGGGCGAGGTGAGCCTGGAGAGCTGGCTCTACCGCATCGCCCGCAAT
This Chrysiogenia bacterium DNA region includes the following protein-coding sequences:
- a CDS encoding tetratricopeptide repeat protein — protein: MRLFSVFLAATLFLGALQSGCAVITAEEKAQIEARLKEVENRQATVEDQAETRRQRIEERFADLENAVGELRTGLAAGAGNEEILARLTEIEKTLGKQAKTIAGGATPVSLKSQPGQPPSELEQARALLEKGKAIEAREVLQRLEHTRLPEGAASLITLLVGESYYQEKNYHEAILAFHKVVEMDPPVAETPQAMLREAQSFALLGKHENAAFLFRKLLSDYPDSEQAEQVRKELEGME
- the tsaD gene encoding tRNA (adenosine(37)-N6)-threonylcarbamoyltransferase complex transferase subunit TsaD; this encodes MRVLGIETSCDETSVAVVESDGVTTEVRSNLIYSQIAIHEPYGGIVPELAARKHIETLAAMVRQSLEQAGDSLETIEGIAVTHGPGLIGSLLVGLNYAKALAWARKIPFVGVNHVEGHLNSIFLEHPKLADAPFMGLVVSGGHTSLIYVRAPGDYLRIGNTRDDAVGEAFDKAAKLLGLPYPGGPAIDKLAKQGDERAIAFPRAQVKKSPLDFSFSGLKTAVRLAVQDRGGLEALDEQTRADVAAGFQWAAVRALLLKARRAMEQYGVNHLAVIGGVAANSRLRAECEAFEREFGIHSYFPSLKYCTDNAAMIASLGARRLCAGERDELTLPATSRLPVGKAVEKAA
- the rsmA gene encoding ribosomal RNA small subunit methyltransferase A, which gives rise to MSDFHPSRKLGQNFLVDQSVVRRIVESAKLSPGELVLEVGPGKGILTRGLLEAGARVLAVEMDFRLYEELQETFAGESNLEIIRSDILDLDLSAELRKRLSSGEKASVVANLPYSVSSQAIFAFLDASAYLRGITVMLQKEMAQRIAAGPGSKTYGSISAAIALHGGAKLLFKVGPGAFRPRPRVDSAVVGIEIAPMAEEAELAVARKVVRAAFARRRKQLRNSLMEAPQLTLSAEVIDRALAQAGIDPKIRAEMLSAQEFLKLAAAIAAQG
- a CDS encoding ribbon-helix-helix domain-containing protein → MASNKVSTTVYLERAQDERLKALSKRTRVPVAEYIRQGVDLVLQRYQDQIPGQQVMLPLDDRNEKAG